One Pseudomonas abieticivorans genomic region harbors:
- a CDS encoding sensor domain-containing diguanylate cyclase codes for MSTVNRPPEPDSAVYKTLLESTRAIPWRIDWATMTFSYIGPQIESLLGWAQGSWVSVDDWVSRMHPDDRDYVVNFCVSQSQAGVDHEADYRALTKSGDYVWIRDVVHVVRVDGEVQALVGFMFDISERKQTEEHLIRLQKQLEEYSFQDGLTGIANRRMFDTVLEREWASAQRNQLPLSLIMLDIDYFKQYNDHYGHIKGDEALRRVAQTLLQAANRPRDFIARIGGEEFVWLLPETHADTAKQVALKCLQLVRQQQIEHARSEVSEWLSLSLGVGTVVPGAQAQALAFVEQVDGLLYKAKREGRMGAQYSQF; via the coding sequence ATGAGCACCGTCAATCGCCCGCCCGAACCCGACAGCGCCGTGTACAAAACCCTGCTCGAGTCCACCCGCGCCATCCCCTGGCGCATCGACTGGGCCACCATGACCTTCAGTTACATCGGCCCGCAGATCGAATCGCTGCTCGGTTGGGCGCAGGGCAGTTGGGTGAGCGTGGACGACTGGGTCAGCCGCATGCACCCGGACGACCGCGATTACGTGGTCAATTTTTGCGTGTCACAGTCCCAGGCAGGCGTAGACCACGAGGCCGACTACCGCGCGCTGACCAAAAGTGGCGACTACGTGTGGATACGCGATGTGGTGCACGTGGTGCGGGTGGACGGCGAGGTGCAGGCGCTGGTGGGCTTCATGTTCGACATCAGCGAACGCAAGCAAACCGAAGAACACCTGATCCGCCTGCAAAAGCAATTGGAGGAATACTCCTTCCAGGACGGCCTGACCGGCATCGCCAACCGGCGCATGTTCGACACCGTGCTTGAGCGCGAATGGGCCAGTGCCCAGCGCAACCAATTGCCGCTGTCGCTGATCATGTTGGATATCGACTACTTCAAGCAGTACAACGACCACTACGGCCACATCAAGGGTGACGAAGCCTTGCGTCGCGTGGCCCAAACCCTGCTGCAGGCGGCCAACCGCCCACGCGACTTCATCGCCCGCATCGGCGGCGAGGAGTTCGTCTGGCTGCTGCCCGAAACCCACGCCGACACGGCCAAACAGGTGGCGCTCAAGTGTTTGCAACTGGTGCGCCAACAGCAAATCGAGCATGCCCGTTCTGAAGTGTCCGAATGGCTGAGCTTGAGCCTGGGGGTGGGCACCGTGGTGCCCGGTGCGCAGGCCCAGGCATTGGCGTTCGTGGAGCAGGTGGACGGGTTATTGTACAAAGCCAAGCGCGAGGGGCGGATGGGCGCGCAGTATTCGCAGTTTTGA
- the treA gene encoding alpha,alpha-trehalase TreA — MRPLHFSTLTCAALLCAACAQHPQTLWGTTDVATRQALPPDQAYPELFEAVQRGEIFTDQKHFVDALPKQAPAQIRADYLAQRDQSGFDLKAFVKDHFEESGEAQSPAPKPGAPIREHIDKLWPVLSRHYDQVPQYSSLLPLPQPYVVPGGRFREMYYWDSYFTLLGLEQSGDTEQVRQMVDNFAYMIDTYGHIPNGNRTYYLSRSQPPFFAYMVELEARIEGDQAYRRYLPQLQKEYAYWMQGSQTLKPGEAGAHVVRLADGSLFNRYWDASATPRQESWSQDVKTAEQAPQRPKEEVWRDLRAGAESGWDFSSRWMGDPKNLASIRTTAIVPVDLNSLMYHLERTIATACEKTANAPCTQAYGKRAEQRREAIERHLFDERSGYYVDYDWQRNQQRPALTAAALFPLYTGLASPEHARKTAVAVQGGLLRTGGLATTQVSNGQQWDEPNGWAPLQWIAVQGLSRYDEKALAAQIADRFLAQVQGLYAKQSKLVEKYDLSGSQQGGGGGEYELQDGFGWTNGVTLKLLQKYPEADTAGR; from the coding sequence ATGCGCCCCCTGCATTTCAGCACCCTGACCTGCGCCGCCCTGTTGTGTGCTGCCTGCGCGCAACACCCCCAGACCCTGTGGGGCACCACCGACGTAGCGACCCGGCAAGCGCTGCCGCCCGATCAAGCCTACCCCGAACTGTTTGAGGCCGTGCAGCGCGGTGAAATCTTCACCGACCAGAAGCACTTCGTCGACGCCTTGCCCAAGCAAGCTCCGGCGCAGATCCGCGCCGATTACCTGGCCCAGCGTGATCAATCGGGTTTCGACCTGAAAGCCTTTGTCAAAGACCATTTCGAAGAATCCGGCGAAGCCCAAAGCCCGGCACCCAAGCCTGGCGCGCCGATCCGCGAGCACATCGACAAGCTCTGGCCGGTGCTGAGCCGCCACTACGACCAAGTGCCGCAATACAGCAGCCTGCTGCCGCTGCCGCAGCCTTACGTGGTGCCCGGCGGGCGGTTTCGCGAGATGTATTACTGGGACTCCTACTTCACCCTGCTCGGCCTTGAGCAAAGTGGCGACACAGAACAGGTGCGGCAGATGGTCGACAACTTCGCCTACATGATCGACACCTACGGGCATATCCCCAACGGCAACCGCACCTATTACCTGAGCCGTTCGCAGCCGCCGTTCTTTGCCTACATGGTGGAGCTTGAGGCGCGCATCGAAGGCGACCAAGCCTACCGCCGCTACTTGCCGCAGTTGCAAAAGGAATACGCCTATTGGATGCAAGGTTCGCAAACCCTCAAGCCCGGTGAAGCCGGCGCCCACGTGGTGCGCCTGGCCGATGGCAGCCTGTTCAACCGCTACTGGGACGCCAGCGCCACGCCCCGCCAGGAGTCGTGGAGCCAGGACGTGAAAACCGCCGAACAGGCGCCGCAACGGCCTAAGGAAGAGGTGTGGCGCGACCTGCGCGCCGGCGCCGAAAGCGGTTGGGACTTCAGCTCGCGCTGGATGGGCGACCCGAAAAACCTGGCCAGCATCCGCACCACGGCCATCGTGCCGGTGGACCTCAACAGCCTGATGTACCACCTGGAACGCACCATCGCCACCGCCTGCGAGAAAACCGCCAACGCGCCGTGCACCCAGGCCTATGGCAAGCGTGCCGAGCAACGCCGCGAGGCCATCGAGCGGCATCTGTTCGATGAGCGCAGTGGCTATTACGTGGACTACGACTGGCAGCGCAACCAACAGCGCCCGGCGTTGACCGCCGCGGCGCTGTTCCCGTTGTACACCGGCCTTGCCTCGCCCGAGCACGCACGCAAGACCGCCGTCGCCGTGCAAGGCGGCCTGCTGCGCACCGGTGGCCTGGCCACCACCCAAGTCAGCAACGGCCAGCAGTGGGACGAACCCAATGGCTGGGCACCGCTGCAATGGATCGCCGTGCAGGGCCTGAGCCGCTACGACGAGAAAGCCCTGGCGGCGCAGATCGCCGATCGCTTTCTGGCCCAGGTGCAGGGGCTGTATGCCAAGCAGTCCAAGCTGGTGGAAAAGTATGACCTGTCCGGCAGCCAGCAAGGGGGCGGCGGTGGGGAGTACGAACTGCAGGATGGGTTTGGCTGGACCAACGGGGTCACGCTCAAGTTACTGCAAAAGTATCCTGAGGCGGATACGGCAGGGCGGTAG
- a CDS encoding MFS transporter — protein MTVAEDCPPTHLHWQRNLAVCVFGAFTTIVAMTLLLPFLPLYVEHLGVSDPAAIVQWSGIAFGATFLSAALTAPLWGRLGDRYGRKLMLIRASLGMAVAMSLIGLAENIWQLVLLRLLAGLLGGYASGTTILVATQTPKARTGWALGILSSGIMAGSLAGPLIGGLLPPLVGIRNTFFLAGGVIFITFLATLFLLKEAPRQRPEPGAKAGEPIRWGDIPQRGLVKIMFVVACLILFANMSIEPIITVYLMQLHVEHLTLMAGLVMSAAALGSILSAARLGKLADRVGHWKVVTVCLAVAAVLLIPQAFVTDAWQLVVLRFLMGLALGGLLPCIAAIIRHSVPERVAGRMLGYSTSSQYVGQVLGPLMGGYVGGHFGMPLVFLGTSVLLAVCAVGMVGLRPRA, from the coding sequence ATGACCGTCGCAGAGGATTGCCCGCCCACCCACCTTCATTGGCAACGCAACCTGGCGGTGTGCGTGTTCGGTGCCTTCACCACCATCGTCGCGATGACCCTGTTGCTGCCGTTCTTGCCGCTGTACGTGGAACACCTGGGCGTCAGCGACCCGGCGGCCATCGTGCAATGGTCGGGCATCGCCTTCGGCGCCACGTTTCTGTCTGCCGCACTGACCGCCCCTTTGTGGGGCCGCCTGGGCGATCGCTACGGCCGCAAGTTGATGCTGATCCGCGCAAGCCTGGGCATGGCGGTTGCCATGTCGTTGATCGGCCTGGCCGAAAACATCTGGCAATTGGTGCTGCTGCGCCTGCTGGCCGGCTTGCTGGGCGGCTATGCCTCGGGCACCACCATTCTGGTCGCCACCCAAACGCCGAAGGCGCGCACTGGCTGGGCCTTGGGCATCCTCTCGTCGGGGATCATGGCCGGCAGCCTCGCTGGCCCCCTGATCGGTGGCCTGTTGCCGCCGTTGGTGGGCATCCGCAACACGTTCTTCCTGGCGGGCGGGGTGATTTTCATCACCTTCCTGGCCACCCTGTTTTTGCTCAAAGAGGCTCCGCGGCAACGCCCAGAGCCGGGTGCCAAGGCTGGCGAACCGATCCGCTGGGGCGACATCCCGCAGCGCGGCCTGGTGAAAATCATGTTCGTGGTGGCGTGCCTGATCCTGTTCGCCAACATGTCGATCGAGCCGATCATCACCGTGTACCTGATGCAACTGCACGTTGAACACCTGACCCTGATGGCCGGGCTGGTGATGTCGGCAGCGGCCCTGGGCAGCATCCTGTCCGCCGCACGGCTGGGCAAACTGGCCGACCGGGTAGGGCACTGGAAGGTGGTCACGGTGTGCCTGGCGGTGGCGGCGGTGCTGCTGATACCCCAGGCATTCGTGACCGATGCCTGGCAACTGGTGGTGTTGCGCTTCCTGATGGGGCTGGCATTGGGCGGGTTGCTGCCGTGCATCGCGGCCATCATCCGGCATTCGGTTCCGGAGCGGGTGGCGGGGCGGATGTTGGGCTATTCCACTTCCAGCCAGTACGTGGGGCAGGTGCTGGGGCCGTTGATGGGCGGGTACGTGGGCGGGCATTTTGGCATGCCGCTGGTGTTTTTGGGCACCAGTGTGTTGTTGGCGGTGTGTGCGGTGGGGATGGTGGGGTTGCGGCCGCGAGCGTAA
- the mapR gene encoding GntR family transcriptional regulator MpaR (MapR regulates genes involved in Pseudomonas quinolone signal (PQS) production and anthranilate metabolism), whose protein sequence is MKRYEKLADDIAELIRSGVLPPGGKIPSVRLASRTYSVSPSTVFQAYYLLEDRGLIQARARSGYYVREHVSRPMTAPQVAPHPAQSTDVDVSELIFSVLASLKDPDTVPFGSAFPGPDLFPLPRLAKSMASSVRAMSPQAVISDMTAGNPDLRRQIALRYMISGVRLPMDELVITSGAMEALNLCLQCVTRPGDLVAIETPAFYACLQVLERLQLKAVEIPVHPTGGVDLDTLQDSLARLPIKACWFMSSFQNPLGASMDEVSKARLYDLLSEYQVPLIEDDVYAELYYGNRAPNPVKSLDREGLVMHCGSFSKQLAPGYRVGWVAGGRYAEQISRLKLMTTISPSVPAQAAIADYLQHGGYDRHLRRLRHALQMQQSAMLAAAARYFPASTRVSQPAGGYFLWFEFPEQVDALQLYTQALAQGISIAPGPIFSATRRFTHCARLNYGHPWDKRSEQAMAVLGRILASF, encoded by the coding sequence ATGAAGCGTTACGAAAAACTTGCCGACGACATCGCCGAACTGATCCGCAGTGGCGTGCTGCCCCCCGGCGGCAAGATCCCCTCGGTGCGCCTGGCCAGCCGCACCTACTCGGTGAGCCCATCAACGGTGTTCCAGGCCTATTACCTACTGGAAGACCGCGGCCTGATCCAGGCGCGGGCACGCTCGGGGTACTACGTGCGCGAGCACGTGTCGCGGCCGATGACCGCCCCCCAGGTCGCCCCCCACCCGGCCCAAAGCACCGACGTGGACGTCAGCGAGCTGATCTTTTCGGTGCTGGCCTCGCTCAAGGACCCGGACACTGTGCCATTCGGCTCGGCGTTTCCCGGCCCTGATCTGTTCCCGTTGCCGCGCCTGGCCAAATCCATGGCCAGTAGCGTGCGGGCGATGTCGCCACAGGCGGTGATCAGCGACATGACCGCGGGCAACCCGGACCTGCGCCGGCAGATCGCCCTGCGCTACATGATCAGCGGCGTGCGCCTGCCCATGGACGAGTTGGTGATCACCAGCGGCGCCATGGAGGCCTTGAACCTGTGCCTGCAATGCGTGACCCGCCCCGGCGACCTGGTGGCCATCGAGACGCCGGCCTTTTACGCCTGCCTGCAAGTGCTGGAGCGCTTGCAACTCAAGGCCGTGGAAATCCCCGTGCACCCCACCGGCGGCGTCGACCTGGACACCCTGCAAGACAGCTTGGCGCGCTTGCCGATCAAGGCGTGCTGGTTCATGAGCAGCTTTCAGAACCCGCTGGGCGCGAGCATGGATGAGGTGAGCAAGGCGCGCCTGTATGACCTGCTAAGTGAATATCAGGTGCCATTGATCGAAGACGATGTGTACGCCGAACTGTATTACGGCAACCGCGCGCCCAACCCGGTCAAGAGCTTGGACCGCGAGGGCCTGGTGATGCACTGCGGCTCGTTTTCCAAGCAATTGGCACCGGGTTATCGCGTGGGCTGGGTGGCCGGCGGGCGATACGCCGAACAGATCAGCCGGCTGAAATTGATGACCACTATTTCACCCTCGGTGCCGGCCCAAGCGGCCATTGCCGACTACCTGCAACACGGCGGTTACGACCGCCACCTGCGCCGGCTGCGCCATGCCCTGCAAATGCAGCAAAGCGCAATGCTGGCCGCCGCCGCGCGCTACTTTCCGGCCAGCACGCGGGTCAGCCAGCCAGCGGGCGGCTACTTTCTGTGGTTCGAGTTTCCCGAGCAGGTGGACGCCTTGCAACTGTATACCCAGGCTTTGGCCCAAGGCATCAGCATCGCACCGGGGCCGATTTTCTCGGCCACACGGCGCTTCACCCATTGCGCACGGTTGAACTACGGCCACCCCTGGGACAAACGCAGCGAACAGGCGATGGCGGTGCTGGGGCGCATCCTCGCAAGCTTTTGA
- a CDS encoding DNA-3-methyladenine glycosylase family protein, which translates to MNEPLLTPEAVARHLQALVKLDPRLVAVCAVAGEFAPRIGEVGFAGLARIICGQQVSVASANAIYGRFQAVAGATVAHSFLALGEEGLLGVGLSRSKHRTLTTLAEAVVAGGLDFDVLGQLPAEQAISELVRHKGVGPWTAEIYLMFSAGHPDIFPAGDLALQKAVGDALGLAIAPDRKALISIAQAWAPHRATAALLFWKYYHAVRRREGVV; encoded by the coding sequence TTGAACGAACCCCTGCTAACCCCTGAAGCCGTCGCCCGCCACTTGCAGGCGCTGGTCAAACTGGACCCGCGCCTGGTCGCGGTGTGCGCCGTGGCCGGTGAATTTGCGCCACGCATTGGCGAGGTAGGCTTTGCTGGCCTTGCGCGAATCATCTGCGGCCAGCAGGTGTCGGTAGCCAGTGCCAACGCGATCTACGGGCGTTTCCAGGCGGTGGCGGGCGCGACGGTGGCGCACAGCTTTCTGGCCTTGGGCGAGGAGGGCCTGCTGGGCGTTGGGCTGTCGCGCTCCAAGCACCGCACCTTGACCACCTTGGCCGAGGCGGTGGTGGCGGGGGGCCTGGACTTTGACGTACTGGGGCAGTTGCCGGCCGAGCAGGCGATTAGCGAACTGGTGCGGCACAAAGGCGTGGGGCCGTGGACGGCAGAGATTTACTTGATGTTCAGCGCTGGGCACCCGGATATTTTTCCGGCCGGGGACCTGGCGTTGCAGAAGGCGGTGGGTGATGCCCTGGGCTTGGCCATTGCGCCGGATCGCAAGGCCTTGATCAGCATTGCCCAGGCCTGGGCGCCGCATCGGGCGACGGCGGCGCTGCTGTTCTGGAAGTATTACCATGCGGTGCGCCGGCGTGAAGGGGTGGTCTGA
- a CDS encoding type IV toxin-antitoxin system AbiEi family antitoxin domain-containing protein: MQPDHQPTQPMRRLIQGLIKFANAERYLFTPQDLRALVPDLSEGSYRTLLSRTVQQGHLARVCKGLYLFEPAMLKSGLVLFHAAARLRALQFNYISLETALSDCGVISQIPINWITLMSSGRGSTIDCGRWGTIEFVPHASKTG, translated from the coding sequence GTGCAGCCAGATCATCAGCCCACCCAGCCCATGCGACGTCTGATTCAAGGCCTGATTAAATTCGCAAATGCCGAACGCTATCTGTTTACCCCACAAGACCTCCGTGCACTGGTTCCGGACCTTTCAGAGGGCAGCTACAGGACACTCTTGAGCCGTACGGTGCAGCAAGGTCACCTGGCCAGGGTTTGCAAAGGCTTGTATCTGTTTGAACCTGCCATGCTTAAGAGTGGGCTGGTACTCTTCCACGCGGCAGCCAGGTTGCGAGCGCTTCAGTTCAATTACATCAGCCTTGAGACGGCCCTAAGCGACTGTGGGGTCATTTCTCAGATCCCCATCAACTGGATCACGCTGATGTCGTCAGGGCGCGGTAGCACAATTGACTGCGGGCGTTGGGGCACCATCGAGTTCGTGCCACACGCGTCAAAAACCGGCTGA
- a CDS encoding pirin family protein produces the protein MPRILKQHPAHRDDIGDLITRRPVPGPAVEQLDPFLFLNHHGPQVYPQHNHGLPFGPHPHRGFETVTFILQGELSHLDSGGHESIITAGGVQWMTAGSGLVHAELSPESFKQTGGALEILQLWVNLPARLKWVAPAYVGLQHQDIPVIKADAGRVKVNLVSGAFEGHQGPIQSLTDVTLMTVSFKQGGEIHLPTPPGRQVFFYVVGGQLQVDGEAAQPWHLIELGEQGETVHLAALTDSQIIFGHATPIDEPVFSHGPFVMTTREEIIQAIEDYQKGLFGSLP, from the coding sequence ATGCCCCGCATCCTCAAGCAGCACCCCGCCCACCGCGACGACATTGGTGACCTGATCACCCGGCGCCCCGTGCCTGGGCCGGCGGTCGAGCAGCTCGACCCGTTCCTGTTCCTCAACCACCACGGCCCGCAAGTGTACCCGCAGCACAACCACGGCCTGCCCTTTGGCCCGCACCCGCACCGGGGCTTCGAGACCGTGACGTTTATCCTGCAAGGCGAGCTGTCGCACCTGGACAGCGGTGGCCATGAAAGCATCATCACCGCCGGTGGCGTGCAATGGATGACCGCAGGTTCTGGCCTGGTTCATGCCGAGTTGTCGCCCGAGTCCTTCAAGCAGACTGGCGGCGCGCTGGAGATTCTGCAGCTGTGGGTCAACCTGCCGGCCCGCTTGAAGTGGGTGGCGCCTGCCTATGTCGGCCTGCAACATCAAGACATCCCGGTGATCAAGGCCGACGCCGGCCGGGTCAAAGTCAACCTGGTGTCCGGGGCGTTCGAGGGGCACCAGGGGCCGATCCAGTCGCTGACCGATGTCACGCTGATGACAGTCTCCTTCAAGCAGGGCGGCGAGATCCATTTGCCGACCCCGCCAGGCCGCCAAGTGTTCTTCTACGTGGTCGGCGGCCAGTTACAGGTGGACGGCGAAGCCGCGCAGCCCTGGCACCTGATCGAGCTGGGCGAGCAGGGCGAAACCGTGCACCTGGCCGCACTCACCGACAGCCAGATCATCTTCGGCCACGCCACGCCTATCGACGAGCCCGTGTTTTCCCATGGCCCGTTCGTGATGACCACCCGCGAGGAGATCATCCAAGCCATCGAGGACTACCAGAAAGGCCTGTTCGGCAGCCTCCCATGA
- a CDS encoding chloride channel protein has protein sequence MTLPETLPATTQTPSWYRLRLGAVVVLTGVGAGLGGMLLAMLLHAIQHLAYGYGQDALTSHQSFLLGVTSASVQRRVAVMALCGVVAGVGWWLIYRFGRPLVGIRQAVAAQGPVMPAKTTLAHALLQIITVALGSPLGREVAPREVGALVGGSLARRAGLAPEMQRLIIACGAGAGLAAVYNVPLGGAVFVLEVLVGSFSWPAATIALATSAIGAGIAWIGLGAQTQYVIPGFTQTPDLIVWSLLAGPLMGIAAYGFSQLTGRARQRAARGWQLPVLALINFTLVGCIAIYLPQVLGNGKGPAQLGFDSQLTLGLAAMLLVAKVLVTTSTLRAGAEGGLLTPALATGALLAIVLGCGWNLVWPGVPLGAFAIVGAAAFLASSMSMPITAIVLVVEFTRVDHDFLVPIILAVVGSVCVSRWCATWGK, from the coding sequence ATGACATTACCCGAAACTTTGCCGGCCACCACCCAAACGCCCTCCTGGTACCGCTTGCGCCTGGGCGCCGTGGTCGTACTGACGGGGGTGGGCGCCGGGTTGGGCGGCATGCTCCTGGCGATGCTGCTGCACGCTATCCAGCACCTGGCCTACGGCTATGGGCAGGATGCCTTGACCAGCCACCAGAGCTTTCTGCTGGGCGTGACCAGCGCTTCGGTGCAGCGCCGCGTGGCAGTGATGGCCTTGTGCGGTGTGGTCGCGGGGGTCGGCTGGTGGCTGATCTACCGGTTTGGCCGCCCGCTGGTGGGTATTCGCCAGGCAGTGGCGGCGCAGGGGCCGGTGATGCCAGCCAAGACCACCCTGGCCCATGCGCTGCTGCAGATCATTACCGTGGCCTTGGGCTCGCCGTTGGGCCGCGAAGTGGCACCCCGGGAGGTCGGCGCGCTGGTGGGTGGCAGCCTGGCCCGGCGCGCGGGCCTGGCCCCCGAGATGCAGCGGCTGATCATCGCCTGTGGCGCTGGCGCGGGGTTGGCGGCGGTGTACAACGTACCGCTGGGCGGGGCGGTGTTTGTGCTGGAAGTGTTGGTGGGCAGCTTCAGTTGGCCGGCGGCGACCATCGCCCTGGCCACCTCGGCCATCGGCGCCGGCATTGCCTGGATCGGCCTGGGCGCGCAAACCCAGTACGTGATCCCGGGGTTCACGCAAACCCCCGACCTGATTGTCTGGTCGCTGCTGGCCGGTCCCCTGATGGGGATCGCGGCCTATGGCTTCAGCCAGTTGACCGGGCGCGCCCGGCAGCGCGCCGCACGCGGTTGGCAACTGCCGGTGCTGGCCCTGATCAACTTTACCCTGGTGGGGTGCATCGCGATTTACCTGCCCCAGGTGCTGGGCAACGGCAAGGGCCCGGCGCAACTGGGCTTTGACAGCCAATTGACCCTGGGCCTGGCGGCGATGCTGCTGGTGGCCAAGGTGCTGGTTACCACCAGCACCTTGCGCGCCGGTGCCGAAGGCGGCCTGCTGACCCCGGCCCTGGCCACCGGGGCGTTGCTGGCCATCGTGCTGGGCTGTGGCTGGAACCTGGTGTGGCCGGGCGTGCCCTTGGGCGCCTTCGCCATTGTTGGCGCGGCGGCGTTTTTGGCCTCGTCCATGAGCATGCCAATCACCGCTATCGTGCTGGTGGTCGAGTTCACCCGGGTGGACCACGACTTTCTGGTACCGATCATCCTCGCGGTGGTCGGATCGGTATGCGTCAGCCGCTGGTGCGCCACCTGGGGCAAGTGA